The Natronosporangium hydrolyticum nucleotide sequence CGCATCAAGGATCTTGTCACGCTCGACCAGCAGGTTGGCCGCGCGGCGCAGCTCGCTCGGCACCTCGTTCCGCAGCTCCTCGAGCGCGTTGATCAACTCCTGCCGGTCAATCAGGCAGTTGCGCGACATCGGCATCGCGCGGGCACTCTCCACGGTCGCAACGATCTCGTCGATCCGCTCTAGCGCGTCCACCCGGTCTGCTCCCTGTCCTCGATCCATGGCCGGTGAGGGACCTCGATCCCCACGCCGCCCCCACGCGACACACCTCCATCATGCGACCTGTCCACCACCACAGGCCCCACCTGATCGTGCCACGGAGTGTCGCCGGAGTGGCTACCGTCTCACCCGGCCGGGCTGGTCAAGACCCGCGCAGCCGCTCACCCAGCCGCGCCGACACCTGCGGCGGAACATGAGCAGTCACGTCACCACCCCACCGGGCGACCTCCTTGACCAAGCTGGAGGAGAGGAAGGAGTAGAGCGGGTTGGTCGGCATGAACAAGGTCTCGACCCCGGCCAGGCCGATATTCATCTGGGCCATCTGCAGCTCGTAGTCGAAGTCGCTGACCGCCCGGATCCCCTTGACCACCACCCGGGCCTCCATTGCCTGGCAGAAATCGACCAGCAGCCCGCGAAACGACTCCACCCGGACGTTGGGGTAGTCGGCGCTGACCTCACGCAGCAGCGCCATCCGCTCCTCGACCGGAAACAGACCGGTCTTCGACTCGTTGACCAGCACCGCGATGATGACCTCGTCGAAGAGCCCGGCCGAACGGCCGATAATGTCCATATGCCCGTTCGTCACCGGATCGAAGGAGCCGGGACACACCGCGCGTCTCATGATCGCTGACCGTACCAAAGAGTGGTCTCCCCGTACCGCCGCTCACGGAGCGCCTTGATCGGATCGACCCACGGCAACGGGCCGCCGCGACTCGCCCGCTCGAACACCACCACCGCCCCCGGCGCCAACCACGGACCGGCCAGCAACGCCTGCTGCACGGCGACCAGCTGATGGTCGCCGACGGTGTACGGCGGGTCGGCGAAGACGATGTCGTACGGGTCGAGCGGATCGCTGGCGAGCGCGGTGCTGACCGCGCTGCGGACCAGGGTGACGGCGCCACCGGCGCCGAGCGCGGCGATGTTGGCGCGGGCGGCCCGGGCGGCCTTCTGATCCGACTCGACCAGCAGCACCTGCTCGGCCCCGCGGGAGTACGCCTCCAGACCGACCGCCCCGGAACCGGCGTACAGGTCGGCGAAGCGGGCACCGGCGAGTTCGGTGAGCGACCCGAGGCTGCTGAACAACGCCTCCCGGACCCGGTCCGAGGTAGGGCGGGTGCCCCGACCGGGCGGGGCGTCGAGCCGCCGCCCACCCAACCTGCCAGCCACGATCCTGGTCACGCGAGCGACACTACCGGCTACCCGCGGGTCGTAGCCGCGATACCCGGAAGCCGCGACGGACACCACTCCCGGTAACGATTCGGCAACGAGCCTGTGCGGGCTCCCAGGATCCTTTTCGGAGCGGTAAGGTCAAGACTCCCCCCGCCCGGCGTCGGGTCGACGCCGGGCACCGTCTAGTTCGCTCTATCCCTACAGGAGTTTTGGGTGAAGAACCCCTCTCTCACGCGCCGGCTCATCGCCGGGGCAGCCGGTGTGGCCATCGGAACGGTCGGCGCGCTGGCATTCACCATCCCCGCACAGGCTGTCGTGGACGAACCCGTCGAGCCGAGCGTCGAATTTGAGAACACATGCGACGGGACACTGGTTACGCTGCACAGCGGCACCGACCAGGACGTGTACGAATGGGTCATCGGGCACGACGGAGGTGAGGGCGGCACGCGCGAGGATGTCCCCGCCGGCCAAAGCGCGACGGTGCTCGCTCCCTGGCAGTGGGACGAGCTTGCGGTGACCTACACCGGCTCGCCCGAAGGTTGGACCCAGACATGGAGCTGGACCGCCCCCGCCGACTGCGAGGAGCGGCCGGAGCTGCCCGAGGAGATCGGGAGCTGGGGCTTCGACTGCCAGCAGGTGGAGGTCGTCCTCACCAACACCTTCCCCGCGGACGAGTTCGGCGATGTCGTCACCTTCACCGTCGAGACCAGCGCCGGTGAGACCTCGCAGGCCGACATCGCCGTGGGTGACACCGCCACCCTGCACGTGGCCAGCGCCGAGAACCTCGAAATCTGGATCCTCGGCAACGACCTGCCGATCACCGATCGGATCGAGATCACCTCGGAGGAGTGGGCCGCGACGGGCTGCACCGCCGACGGCGACGAGGCCGGCGGGGAGGGCGGCGAGGACGAACTGCCGCTGACCGGCGCCTCGACCGCACTGATCGCGGCTGGCGCGGTGGCGCTGCTCGCGCTCGGCGCGGTGCTGTTCGTGGTGGCCCGCCGGCGGCGGGTCAACTTCACCGCCTGACAAAACGGCTCCTCCTGGGGGACCCTACTGTCCGAAAGGATGGTGGGGCCCCCCTTTCGGACGCCGAGATCCGCTGCCACGCTCGGCCCGCGCGCCGACCGGATCCGGCGTACAGTGCGCTCCGGAGCTGAGCCCTCCACCCACGACCTGATCACCGCTGTTTCCTGGGAGCTCTGAGTGAAGACAGCCCTACTCTTTCGTCGCGGCCTCGCTGCCGCCAGCGCCTTAGCCGTCGGCCTGACCGGCGCTTTCGCCGTAGCCGCGCCGGCAGGCGCTCAATACGTCACTGAGGCGTACGTCGCCGGGGTCGCCGAATGCGCCGACGAGACCCCTGGACAGTGGCTAGCAACCTGGACGGTCAGTAGTGCACAGCTAACCGTCCGCTTCCCGGACCAATACCAGATCACGGAGGTCTCGGTCAGCCCGGCCGAGCTGGCTCCCCCCGACCTCCCGATCGGCGAAGATCGTGACCTCGAGGAGGAGTTCGTCGCCGAGCAGTGGCTTCCGCTCGACGTCGAGTCGGTGCAGCTCACCGCCACCGTACGCTGGAACAACCAGATCACCCGGACCGTCGATGAGACGGTCACCCGCCCGGACGGCTGCCGGGAGGATGACGATGATGACGGCGGGCCCGGCAACGGGGACGACAACGGCGACGATCCAGGTGAGGTCGAGGTGCCGGTCGATACGGTGTCCCAGTGCGACTCGCTCGCGGTGACCGTGACCAACCCGTTCCCGCATGATTCGCTCGAAGCGACCTTCACCAGCGAAAACGGCACCGAGACGCTCACCATCGAGGTCGGCCAGAGCGCCACTGCGAGCTTCGAGGCGGGGACCACCGTCACCCTGACTGTCGGTGACGAATCACAGGAGATCGCCTGGCAGGACCCAGGCGACTGCGATGGTGACCAGGGCGACGACGGCGGCGCCGGCGGCGAGGACGAGCTGCCGATCACCGGTTCGACGACAGCACTGATCGCCGGCGGCGCGGTGCTGCTGCTCACATTGGGCGCCACGCTCTTCCTGCTGGCCCGCCGGCGCCGGCTGACCTTCACCGCCTGACCCCGCCGCTGACCGGCCGTGGCTCCCCGCAGATCGCGGGGAGCCACTTCTTTAGCAGCGGCCGCCCGATTAGCACGCTTTATACCCGTCTACGCATTATCAGGTTCGTCCACGCCGGCTCGGTTGATAACGGTTCTATAACAAGCCTGTACGAGGGCTGTGCGGGAGCGCAGAGTTTGCTTCAGACCGCTAAGGTTCCCGTCTGTGCCAGGAGTTTCAACTCCCCCAGGCATTCCAGAAACCACACTCACCCCGGGAGTCATGGAGTGAAGCAAACCTCTCTCAGCCGCCGGCTGCTCGCCGGCGCCGCCGGTCTGGCGCTAGCCGCCACCAGCGCCTTCGCGTTCGCGGCCCCGGCCGCGGCCCAGGACGACGCACGGACTTTCGGCGGCGGGTCGATGGTCAAGAAGCCCAAGATCGATTACACGGCCGAGTGCGACCCCGCGACCGGTAACTGGACGATCGAGTGGACCGTGTCACCTCGCAGCAACGCCAAGGTGGAGATCACCGAGGTCAAGTCGGACGGCGAGAGCGTCGACGCCCTCGGTGACATTGCGGTCGGCACCAAGCTCAGCAGGCATTCGCACCACAAGCCAGCGAGCGTGTCGGGCACGCAGGAGGTCGAGCACGGCGTCGAGTCCGCCACCCTTGAGGTCGAGTTCACCGGCAAGTGGGGCTGGAAGACCAAGACCAAGAGCAAGTCCACCACCGTCGACCTCGAGGACTGCAAAGACCACTCCGACGAGGGCGAACCCCTCGGCCCGGACGTCGTCTACCTCGTCGACTGCACCCACCTGGTCTTCATCATCGACAACAGCCAGGGCGAGGCGGACACGGTTGTCACCTTCAGCCCGAACCAGGAAGTTGCCTACGGCGAGGCGAGCGGCTTCTCCTACACCATCGACGAGGACGGCGAGGTCGTGCCCGTCATCGAAGATGACGCCAGCGTCGCGACTGACGGTGAGGCTTCGGCCGAGAGCCCAGTCGTGGTTGAGCACGCTCCCGGTGACGGTGCGACTGCTGTGGGCTTCCACGCTTCGGAGGGCCTCGAGATCAGCGTCGGCCTGACCCTTAACGGCGAAGAGTTGGAGTTCGGCGACGCCATCGTCTCCTTCAACGACGAGGTCGACGGGCTCGACTGCGAAGTTGACGGCGGCGAGGGCGGCGAGGACGAGCTGCCGGTCACCGGTTCCTCCACCCTGCTGATCGCGGGCGGCGCCCTGGCGCTGCTGGCGCTGGGCGGCGGCATGTTCATGGTGGCCCGCCGGCGTCGGGTGACCTTCACCGCCTGATCCCCGTAACCACCAGGGGTTCATAGCACCCAGGGGCCCTGCCGACTCCGGTCGGCAGGGCCCCTGTCTTGCTGCGACAACCAGACTGCCTCGCAGACTTTGATAACGCTTGTATAACGAAGCTGTACTTCAGCTGAGCAGAAACCCATCGTTAGCTTCAAGTGGGTAAGGTCTTGTCCAGTCGGGTCGGCACCTCCGCCGGCCGGCGCCCATCCTCACCACACCGGAGAGTGCCCCGCGTGGACCACCGACACCGCGCCGCCCTCCGCGTGCTCGCCACTGTCGCGAGCGCGCTGCTCGGGTTGCTTGGGGCAATCCTGGTCACCTCCCCCGCCCAGGCCGAGCCGACCTCGGTCAGCGGCGAGTGCGGGTGGGATCCCGATGCCTCGGCCTGGACCGTGGAGTGGGTCATTCAGCCCCACCCGCCCGCCGACGCTGCCGCGTTCATCATCGCCGACGTGAGCAGCGAGCCTACCGGCGAGCTGACCGGCCCGGTCGGCGGTTCCGGGCCGCACGACCCCAGCCAGCCACTCACTCTCACCCACCAGGTGTCCGAGCTAGGCGACGGTCCGGTCCAACTCGTGGTGAGCGTGGCCTGGGACGACCCGCAGGCGACGACCGAGGAGCTGTCCGGCACGGTCGACTGCGAGGCCCCGCCGCGCCCCGAGCTGGTCTCCGGCTTCACCTTCGACTGCCGAACCCTCACCATCACCATCACGAACCCCGACAGCGAGACGGTGCGGGTCACGTTCGAGCCGGTCGACGGCGACCCGTTCGGGGTCGACGTGGCCGGCGGCGAATCCGCCAACGTCCGCTTCCCGGCCACCGCGGGCCAGTCGGTCGACGTCCTACTCGATGGCCACTCGGTCGTGGACCCGGCCGAGCCGATCACCATCTCCAAGGCCGACCTGGAGGCGCAGGAGTGCGACGGCGACGCGGCCGCTGAGCCGGTCGGGCTCGCCGCCACCGGCTCCAAGGTCGCCCTCGTCACCGTCGGCGCGCTGGCGTTGCTCGGTCTCGGCACCGGCCTCTACCTGGTCGCCCGGCGCCGCCGGATCCGCTTCACCGCCTGAGCGCGCCCCGGCCACGGCCGCAGTCTTCCGCGCATACATCTGAGGTCGGCGACATCTGATGTCGGCGACCCGGCATGTCGGTTTACCCAGGTGCAGATTGCATGTGATAGCTGCACCATTCAGCTACCATTGCCGGATGGCGACCAAGACCCTGCAGATCCGAGACCTCGACGAAGGTGTTCTCGACATCCTCAAGGCTCGCGCGGCGGCGGCGAGGATGTCCCTTTCGGCGTACGTAGCGCAAGCGCTCAGCGAGCTTGCGGCCGGACCGACCAACGCCGAGGTCTTGGCGCGGGCAGGCGAGCTGGCGCAGGCCGGCGGCGGCGCCGAGGATGACGACATCCTCGCCGTGATCCGCGCGGGACGGGAACGGTGATCGTCGCCGACTGCTCGGCGATCGTGCATGTGTTCACGGCGGCCAAGCTTGACCAGGCGCTGGTGGAGCGGCTGTCGCTCGACCCGATCCACGCCCCGCACCTGCTCGACGTCGAGGTCCTCCACGCGCTGCGGGGGCTGGTGGCTGGCCGGAAGCTCAGTGCGGAGCGGGCGGAACACGCTCGTCACCTCGTCGGGCGGCTCCGGATCACCCGGTATCCGATGAGTGCGCTCGCGGAGCGGATCTGGAGCCTGCGGCACAACCTCACCGCGTACGACGCTGCGTATGTCGCTCTGGCGGAGGTCCTCGGCTGCCCGCTGGTGACCCGGGACGCGAAGCTGGTCGGCGGCGGGCACCGGGCCACCGTCGCGCTCTACCCGCCGGGCGCGTGACCGGCCCCGGCCCGGGCGCCTGGCCCGCCCGGTGTGACCGGGCGGGCCAGGCGGTCAGCCGTACAGGCGCGCCCTACAACGGCGGGTACGCGTTACGCATCAGCTCCTGGAACTGTTCGGAGAACCAGTGGCCCGAGACCGGCGCGTTGTCGAGCGCCCCGCTCGGACTGTTGCCATTGCGGGCGTTCCCGCCGTACGTGGGGTCACACATCCCGTCGAAGCCCTTCCCTTCGTCGTTCGGGATCAACCTGCTCGAGCCGTCCGACTCGCCCGGCGGCTTGATCCAGACGTACGCGTCGATCCCGGCCGCCGGGGCCGACGTCGGCCGTTCACCCAGTCCGGCGCCGGCCTGATTGCACCAGTTGCCCTTGTGGATCCGCCGGTCGATGCGGGACTGGTCGATCCGGGTGTTGAGATCGGACGCGGAGCTCGCCTGGCTGGGCCGGTCGGGGCCGCCCCACCCGTTGCGGGAGGTGTCGATCAGCATCCCGACGCCGCTGGGGAAGCCGGCCTGCACCAGCCGCTGCCGGAACGCCTGGGCGAAGGTCAGCTCGTCGTTGTACCGGTTCCAGTCGATCCAACTCGAAGGCCGGGTGGTGTCGTTCACTTCGATGTACGGTTCGGTCAGCGCCGAGTAGTTGGCAGTATTGGTGATGAACCCGTGCACGTCCGACGGGCTCGCACCGGAGGCGTTCGCCGCCTGGAAGAGCAGCTGCGCGGTCGGGCCGAAGTTGTCGTCCCAACCGATCCAGCCGTGGTGGGCGGCGTCCACATAGTTGTAGACGTTCGGGACGGCACCGAGCGTGGCCAGCGCGTACCCGACACCGTTGACGTAGGCGCCGTTCTGCTGCACGGTCCGGCACATGTCGGTGCCGGCGGCACCGTCGACGTTGGTGACCAGATTCGGCAGCGAGTCGATCTCGATGATGGTGACGATCCGCAGGTTCTGGTAGGCCGGCCGGGCAAGGATTTCTGCGATCACGTCGATGTATTCGGTGCGGTACCGGCCGATC carries:
- a CDS encoding glycoside hydrolase family 6 protein; the protein is MRLGTSRSGRRGIVAVAAAGALVAAALVVPSPAQAAVVCNVSYQANTWNEGPSAGGFTAAITITNIEDPVSGWTLQFTLPAGQTRTDSWSANWSGTSGTVTATNLSWNGSLGTGTATTIGFNGRWTGSYSSPTAFTLNGVTCNAGSGGPGPSPTPTATPTASPSPTPSPTSPPPGQRVDNPYAGADVYVNPIWRANAMAEPGGSRIANQPTGVWLDRTSAIYGNNSPTTGDMGLADHLDEAVRQDQANGAQPLVFQVVIYNLPGRDCSALASNGELGPEEIGRYRTEYIDVIAEILARPAYQNLRIVTIIEIDSLPNLVTNVDGAAGTDMCRTVQQNGAYVNGVGYALATLGAVPNVYNYVDAAHHGWIGWDDNFGPTAQLLFQAANASGASPSDVHGFITNTANYSALTEPYIEVNDTTRPSSWIDWNRYNDELTFAQAFRQRLVQAGFPSGVGMLIDTSRNGWGGPDRPSQASSASDLNTRIDQSRIDRRIHKGNWCNQAGAGLGERPTSAPAAGIDAYVWIKPPGESDGSSRLIPNDEGKGFDGMCDPTYGGNARNGNSPSGALDNAPVSGHWFSEQFQELMRNAYPPL
- a CDS encoding type II toxin-antitoxin system VapC family toxin encodes the protein MIVADCSAIVHVFTAAKLDQALVERLSLDPIHAPHLLDVEVLHALRGLVAGRKLSAERAEHARHLVGRLRITRYPMSALAERIWSLRHNLTAYDAAYVALAEVLGCPLVTRDAKLVGGGHRATVALYPPGA
- a CDS encoding LPXTG cell wall anchor domain-containing protein, which encodes MKNPSLTRRLIAGAAGVAIGTVGALAFTIPAQAVVDEPVEPSVEFENTCDGTLVTLHSGTDQDVYEWVIGHDGGEGGTREDVPAGQSATVLAPWQWDELAVTYTGSPEGWTQTWSWTAPADCEERPELPEEIGSWGFDCQQVEVVLTNTFPADEFGDVVTFTVETSAGETSQADIAVGDTATLHVASAENLEIWILGNDLPITDRIEITSEEWAATGCTADGDEAGGEGGEDELPLTGASTALIAAGAVALLALGAVLFVVARRRRVNFTA
- the coaD gene encoding pantetheine-phosphate adenylyltransferase, which codes for MRRAVCPGSFDPVTNGHMDIIGRSAGLFDEVIIAVLVNESKTGLFPVEERMALLREVSADYPNVRVESFRGLLVDFCQAMEARVVVKGIRAVSDFDYELQMAQMNIGLAGVETLFMPTNPLYSFLSSSLVKEVARWGGDVTAHVPPQVSARLGERLRGS
- a CDS encoding LPXTG cell wall anchor domain-containing protein, giving the protein MKQTSLSRRLLAGAAGLALAATSAFAFAAPAAAQDDARTFGGGSMVKKPKIDYTAECDPATGNWTIEWTVSPRSNAKVEITEVKSDGESVDALGDIAVGTKLSRHSHHKPASVSGTQEVEHGVESATLEVEFTGKWGWKTKTKSKSTTVDLEDCKDHSDEGEPLGPDVVYLVDCTHLVFIIDNSQGEADTVVTFSPNQEVAYGEASGFSYTIDEDGEVVPVIEDDASVATDGEASAESPVVVEHAPGDGATAVGFHASEGLEISVGLTLNGEELEFGDAIVSFNDEVDGLDCEVDGGEGGEDELPVTGSSTLLIAGGALALLALGGGMFMVARRRRVTFTA
- the rsmD gene encoding 16S rRNA (guanine(966)-N(2))-methyltransferase RsmD, giving the protein MTRIVAGRLGGRRLDAPPGRGTRPTSDRVREALFSSLGSLTELAGARFADLYAGSGAVGLEAYSRGAEQVLLVESDQKAARAARANIAALGAGGAVTLVRSAVSTALASDPLDPYDIVFADPPYTVGDHQLVAVQQALLAGPWLAPGAVVVFERASRGGPLPWVDPIKALRERRYGETTLWYGQRS
- a CDS encoding FitA-like ribbon-helix-helix domain-containing protein translates to MATKTLQIRDLDEGVLDILKARAAAARMSLSAYVAQALSELAAGPTNAEVLARAGELAQAGGGAEDDDILAVIRAGRER